Part of the Lysobacter enzymogenes genome is shown below.
AGCGCCTGCAACCGACCGACCTGCCGCCGGAACTGGGCCGGCTGACCGGCGCGTTCAACGGCGCGCTCGACCGCCTGGAGACCGCCTACACCCGGCTCGACGCGTTCAACGCCGACGTCGCCCACGAACTGCGCACGCCGCTGACCAATCTGATGGGCCAGACCCAGGTCGCGCTGCAACGCCCGCGCGATGCGCAGCGGTTGACCGATGTGCTGACCTCGAACCTGGAGGAGCTCGAGCGCATGCGCGGCATCGTCAACGACATGCTGTTCCTGTCGCGCGCGGGGCAGGGCGACATCGCCCTGGACCGGGTCTGCGTGCCGCTGGCGGAAGAAGTGGCCAAGACCGGCGAATTCCTCGAATACCTGCTCGAGGAGGCGGGCATGCGCCTGCGCATCGACGGCGCCGCCGAGGCCTGGATCGACACCTCGCTGTTCCGCCGGGCGATGACCAACCTGCTGCACAACGCGGTCCAGCACGCGGTACCGGGCTCGGAAATCGTGGTGGAAGTGCGCGGCGGCGAAGGCGCGGCCGGCGACTGCGGCAACGGCGCCAGCGTGGCGGTGCGCAACGACGGCAAGTGCGTGGAGCCGGAACACCTGGCGCGGATGTTCGACCGGTTCTACCGCGTCGACGCATCGCGCGAGCACCGCGGCGAGCGCCACCACGGCCTGGGCCTGTCGATCGTCAAGGCGATCGCGCTGCTGCACGGCGGCAGCGTGTTCGCCGCCAGCGGCGACGGCCGCACCACGGTGGGTTTCAGCCTGGCGCCGCCCGCCGCGTAGTTGGATTTACTACCTGTAGGAGCGGCGCAAGCCGCGACCGCGCCAACCCAACGACTGCGCGACCGCATCGCCCCCGATGCGGAAGCGGCCCGGTAGGGTTTCGTCGCAGTCGCGTTGGCGTTGTCGCGGCTTGCGCCGCTCCTACAGGGGGGGAACCGACTTACGGCTCAGCGATGCAGATCGCCGGCCGCTTCGGGCTGATAGCGCAGACCGAGCACGCGCAGCGACACATGGCGTCCGCCCGGCAGCGGCCATTGGATGCTCGCGCCGACGCGCAGGCCGAGCAGGGCGGTGCCGACCGGGGCCAGGATCGAGATGCGTTGCGCGCTGCCGTCGGCGTCGCGCGGATAGACCAGGGTGGCTTCGCGTTCTTCGCCGCTGTCTTCGTCGCGGAAGCGGATCACCGAATTCATCGTGATCGCGTCGGCCGGCATCTGCGCCGGTTCGCGCAGTTGCGCGCGTTCGAGTTCGCGGCGCAGGCCGCTGGTGTCCAGGCCGGCGGCCTGCGGGGTTTCCAATAATGCTTCCAGGCGTTCGCAATCCAGCCGCGAAACGATCAGCGGCGGGGGCAGACCGGAGGGGTGGGGCAGGTGACGCTCGTTCATCGCAGGCTCCAAAGCAAGCGCGGGCGGCGCCGAGGCGCCGCCCGCAGTGAGGTGTGCGACGACCATAGCCGGGGTGCGCGCGCGCGGCAAGCCGGGCGCGGTTCGCTTGCGCGATGCGACGCGGATCCACGCGCTAGGTCGCATCGTCCGCGCTTCCGGCGGCCGCATCTGAAGCGTCCGCGTTCGCAGCGCTGGCATCGCAAGCGTCCACGGTCGAATCGCCTGCGTTCGAAGGATTCCGATCCGAGCCGCGCCCGGCCGGGCCGGCTCGATCGAGTCCGGCTTTGCGCGGGCCGCGCGCATCCGAACCGCGCCACGGTCCGTATCGCCGGATAACGCCCCGGGCCGCGCCCGCGACCGAATCCCTATCCATGCCGGCTGCCTTCATCGCTCACGTCGAACGGCCACCGCGCCCGCGCCGGCGACGCGGGCGCGCACGCCTGGCCGCCATACGCGCACGGCCCGCGCCGGCGACGCGCGCGGGTTTGCCGAATCTGCCCGCCGGCTGGCTAGAATCCCCGCTTTCGCGCGCCGCGCCGGCGCGCACGTTCGAGGCACCGATGTCCGAAATCACGGCCCCGCAGTCCGCACTCCCCGACGCTGCCGACGACTCCGCCGCCGAACTGCTGCGCGCGGTCGCGCGCGGCGACCGCGCCGCGTTCGAGCGGCTCTACCGCGACACCTCCGCGCGCCTGTACGGCGTCTGCCTGCGCCTGCTGCCCGAGCGCGCCGAGGCCGAGGACGTGTTGCAGGAGGTCTATGCCACGGTCTGGCGCAAGGCCGGCCAGTTCGACGCCGAGCGCGCCAGCGCCGCGGTGTGGCTGGCGATGATCGCGCGCAACAAGGCCATCGACCGGCTGCGCTCGCTGCCGTCGCTGCGGCGCGCGCCGCTGGAGCTGATGGACGAGGTCGCCGACGCCGCGCCGACGCCGTCGGCGCAGGCCGAGAGCGCCGACGAGCGCGAGCGCCTGCGCCAGTGCATGGACGAGCTCGACGCGCGCCGGCGCGGCCTGATCCGCACCGCGTTCTTCGACGGCAGCACCTACGAGGAACTGGCGCAGCGCACCGGCTCGCCGCTCGGCAGCGTCAAGAGCTGGATCCGCCGCGGCCTGATCCAACTGCGCGCGTGCCTGGAGCGCTGAGCCGACATGGACATTCGCGAACACGATATCGACCGCGAGCCGCCGGGCGCCGATGTGCAGGCGGGGGAGTACGCGTTGGGGGTTTTGAACGAGCGCGAACGCCGGCTCGCGGAGTTGCGCGTGGAGACCGATCCGGCGTTCGCTCGGTTGGTCCACGACTGGCAACGCCGCCTGGCGACGCTGCTCGACGAGATCGAACCGGTCGCCGCGCCGGCGCAGCTGTGGCCGCGCCTGCGCGTGCGCCTGGGCTGGTCTCCGGCGCAGGGCGAGCGTCCGCACGGGCTGTGGCACAGCGCCGGGTTCTGGCGCGGCGCAGCCGCGGCGGCAGCCGCGCTGGCGGCGGTGGCGCTGTGGAGCGGGCGCGCGCCGGCGCCGGTCGCGCCGCCGCTGGCGCAGCAACCGCCGGTGATGATCGAACACCAGCCCGCGTTCCCGGTCACCCGCCTGGCGCGCGACGACGGCAGCGCCGGCTGGCTGGCCTCGATCGACCAGCACCACGCCAAGGTCATGACCATGCCGGTGCCCGCGCCGGAGGATCCGCAGGGCCGCGTCGCCGAACTGTGGCTGATTCCCAAGGGCGAGGCGCCGCGTTCGCTGGGCCTGATCTCGACCGAGTGGGCCGATTCGGTCAAGGTGCCGGCCGAGGCCGCGGCCAAGCTCGCCGCCGGCGCGACCCTGGCGATCACCCTGGAGCCCAAGGGCGGCGCCCCGCACGGCGTACCCACCGGGCCGGTGGTGGCGAAAGGCAACATCGCGTTGTAAGTCCGCGATGGCGCGGCGGTCGCCCGGGTCGCTCGCCGGCGCTCGCGGCGGCCTGCAAAAAAACTTTCAAATAACCGTTGACAGTCGGAGCGCCGCAACGCAACATACGCCTCCTCGCAGCGGCGCCGGTTCATCGGCAACGAAGCGGAAGGCCCAGGTGGCGGAATTGGTAGACGCACTAGTTTCAGGTACTAGCGGGTAAAACCGTGGAGGTTCGAGTCCTCTCCTGGGCACCACTACAGTAGCAACGTCAAGGCTTCCAGAGAAATTGGCGTAATCAAGGCGAGCTTCGGCTCGCCTTTTGCTTTTTCAGCTTCCCGGCGCGGTTCTGGTCCCGCCACTCGACGACCTCGCCCGCCTTCCAGGTGGCCGGCTTCCGGGTGATCCTGACCGGGAAGCCTGGCTTGCACGCGATCGTGGCCAGGAAATGTTCAGGTGTGATGCCCCAGAGCTCGGCGCATTCGGCCGCGGTCATGGCCAGTTCCTGCCACGGGATCTTCTCAGCCGCCCCCATCGCCTTTCTCCTTGTCGTAGTGCGGCGCCTCCTGCCGCAGTGTCCAGCCAACTGCGTCCTCGACACGTCGCTCGAGAAGTTGCCCCGAGAACCCCGTGCGCCCGCGGCATAGGGTTGCGACTCCATCGCGGACCGACATGACCTTGAAGATCATTCCCGACGGGGACTCCCAAACCTCTCCTATCTCAAACTTCATCGCCCCTCTCCTCGTTGGTGTTTCCACGTCGGTGGTTGCATTTGGCGTGGGAGATTGAAAGGTTGCTCATTTCGTCAGTCCCGCCCTTGGATAGTGGAAGTACGTGTTCCAGGGTTGCCCATTGACGGGGGACGTGCTTGCCACAAACAAAGCAGGACACAATGCCTGCGTTTCGCTTGGCGAGCATTCGATACACCGTCTCCCGGCGGCGCTGCATGATCGTCGCCTTTAGCATTCCTCGAAGGTGACGGCCAACAGAGCGACGGCTGTTCTTGCTGACAGGCCTCATCGCGCGCTCCCCTTCGCCGGCTCGCGGCTCGCGGTCAGGTGGCGGGACTTCATGCCGCGGCCTCGGCGTCGAGGTAGGCGCCGATCACTTCGACCGCGACTTGCGGGACGATGGCGTTGCCGTAGGCGCGCAGGCGTCCCACTCGAGCGGAAACCCCATGAGCCAGCAGACGAATGCCGGATTCAGTGGTGGGTGCGCGCCGCCGCTTTCCGTCGTGGCCGATGACCCAGCAATGGCGTGCCCACGTATCGACACCAACCCCGCCGAGTTCCCGGCCTCGTTGTTGCCGCCCTTCGCCGGCGCCAGGCTGGTCGGCGTAGGCCAAAGCGCAAGTGCTAGCACACAGTGGTCCAGCCTGTCTGTGGCTCTGGATGCTCCGCTCTTGCGCGTCAACGCGGTCTCGCTCGATCCTTTCGCCGCGCTCGCTGTCGGCGTCGGCCACAAACCACAGGCGATCCCGTCGGTGGGGCGCATCGACGGCACAAGCCGGGACAACGACACCCCTGCAGGCGTAGCCGACGCTTTCCAGGTCAGCGCGCACTCCGTCGAACCAGTTCTTGCCAACCGCCGCCGCAACCTGCTCTCCCATGAGGACAGCGGGCCGTCGGGCACGGGCGAGTCGAAAAAGGTGGGGCCACAGGTGCCGATCGTCAGCCTGCGCTTTGCCTTGGCCGGCGACCGAGAACGGCTGGCACGGCGCGGAGCCGGTCCAGAGCTCGCGGTCGTCGGGCCAGCCGGCTGCTCGAGCGGCGAGTGCCCATCCGCCGATGCCGGCGAAAAAATGACATTGCCGAAATGGTCGCAGGTCAGCGGCCTGGACATCGGTGATTGATCGCTCATCCACTTCTCCCGCGGGGATCAGGCCCGCAGCCATAAGGTTGCGCAGCCACTGCGCGGCGTAGGGGTCCCACTCGTTGTAGTAGGCCCAGGCGGTCATGCTGCGGCCTCGTCGCCGTAGACCGTCTGGTCGGTGGTCGAGTGCCGCCCTTCCGGCGTGATGTAGACCAGGTTGTAAGTCGGGTGGAAGAACCCACTGTGGCGGTTGCCGTCGAGTCGAATTCGAAGGTGCTGACCCTTGCTCCCGACGATCACGCCTTCCATCAGCTCAAGATCGCGGCCGGACATGTACTCGACGCGCATGCCGCGCTTTGCCGGGACACCGTAGGTCAGGCGGATGTAGGCCATGCTCACTCTCCACCCCCACCCGCGGCCCGCGCGGCGTCGATGGCGGCCTGCATGATCGGTGTGGGCCGGAAGCATTCGTGCGGGAACTCTCCGTAAGCCGAGCAATTGCACCCTTCGCCGCAAGGCTCGGCAACCTCGACCGGATCAAGCAGTCCGTGCTTGACGGCGGCGTCTTGCAGCATCCCGCCATCCACGTCACCGATCCAGTCTGCGTCGAGATTGAGGATTTCGACCGCGAACGCGCCAAACTTTGCAGCCGCATCCTCGCGATCCCGCGCCGCTTCCGTGGGCTGGGGCGGGGTGGTGACCGGACGATCTAGCGCCTGTTCGTGGAGAGCGATCATCGCGTTGTTGACGGTATGCGCGAATCCTGCGGCTGTAGCTTCGGGCGCACCGTGTTTCACCGCAAGTTCGTACAGCGCATCGCTCGCCCCTTGCCCTTCCGCCATGTGCATTTTGGCGCAGGCGTTGTTGAGGCCGGCACTGGTTCGGATGTTGTAATCGATCCCCTGCGCGCCCTCCGGCTGAGCCAAGGTGCGGTCGTAGGTCTCTCGCGTGACGTTGCCGACGCCGTGACAAGTCGGGCACACGTAAAACGCGCCGCGCTCGGACTGAGCGCCATCCGGCGCTGCGGCGTCCCGAGACGCTAGCCACGCCCGCCATTGCAGGTCGCAGTTTTGGCTGCCAATCGGATTGGCCGTGTAATCGAACGCGGCGCCGACGTACCAGTGTTCGAAATCACGGCGCAGCGCGTTGATGCGTTCGCTGCCGTCGTCGCGATGGAATCTCGGTGAGGGGCGGTCAGCCACGGCCCACCTCCCGCCCCAGCGCCGCCGCCAGAACTCGATGGGCCATTCTCCGCGCTTCG
Proteins encoded:
- a CDS encoding heavy metal sensor histidine kinase; this translates as MKRWREAAIAHRLAAMFAAAALLVFALVGIALYQVLESQVVRYQHAELETKLRYVAGSVAACDMRERWYKVEDKVEYLTSSDRSTKIWAWSGDRGFRIGPGVPKVETTRAKADRGMGKVWLPDSDAPYRVLEELVPAKGERPQVRLWVGMDSQPYRTAMRGFTMALIGFGLVGTVLVALLGHWIARVGLRPLNRLSAEAQRLSPSKLSQRLQPTDLPPELGRLTGAFNGALDRLETAYTRLDAFNADVAHELRTPLTNLMGQTQVALQRPRDAQRLTDVLTSNLEELERMRGIVNDMLFLSRAGQGDIALDRVCVPLAEEVAKTGEFLEYLLEEAGMRLRIDGAAEAWIDTSLFRRAMTNLLHNAVQHAVPGSEIVVEVRGGEGAAGDCGNGASVAVRNDGKCVEPEHLARMFDRFYRVDASREHRGERHHGLGLSIVKAIALLHGGSVFAASGDGRTTVGFSLAPPAA
- the rnk gene encoding nucleoside diphosphate kinase regulator, encoding MNERHLPHPSGLPPPLIVSRLDCERLEALLETPQAAGLDTSGLRRELERAQLREPAQMPADAITMNSVIRFRDEDSGEEREATLVYPRDADGSAQRISILAPVGTALLGLRVGASIQWPLPGGRHVSLRVLGLRYQPEAAGDLHR
- a CDS encoding sigma-70 family RNA polymerase sigma factor, translating into MSEITAPQSALPDAADDSAAELLRAVARGDRAAFERLYRDTSARLYGVCLRLLPERAEAEDVLQEVYATVWRKAGQFDAERASAAVWLAMIARNKAIDRLRSLPSLRRAPLELMDEVADAAPTPSAQAESADERERLRQCMDELDARRRGLIRTAFFDGSTYEELAQRTGSPLGSVKSWIRRGLIQLRACLER
- a CDS encoding anti-sigma factor, coding for MDIREHDIDREPPGADVQAGEYALGVLNERERRLAELRVETDPAFARLVHDWQRRLATLLDEIEPVAAPAQLWPRLRVRLGWSPAQGERPHGLWHSAGFWRGAAAAAAALAAVALWSGRAPAPVAPPLAQQPPVMIEHQPAFPVTRLARDDGSAGWLASIDQHHAKVMTMPVPAPEDPQGRVAELWLIPKGEAPRSLGLISTEWADSVKVPAEAAAKLAAGATLAITLEPKGGAPHGVPTGPVVAKGNIAL
- a CDS encoding HNH endonuclease, which translates into the protein MRPVSKNSRRSVGRHLRGMLKATIMQRRRETVYRMLAKRNAGIVSCFVCGKHVPRQWATLEHVLPLSKGGTDEMSNLSISHAKCNHRRGNTNEERGDEV